The genomic region GTGGGTCGTCTCCCTGACGCACGCCCAGCAGCAGCCAGTCGTCGCCGTGCGCATCATCAATGTCGAGGTGTCGACCGGGCCGGGCGAAATCCAGTCCATCGAAGTGACGTCGGGCGGCACCGCCTATGGCGTCGCACCGGTCGTCCAGATCACGGGCGGCGGCGGCACGGGTGCCACCGCCGAGGCGGTGATCACGGGCGGCGGCGTTGTCCGGGTCAATGTCACCAATCCCGGTTCCGGCTACTCGAGCGAACCGACGGTCACCTTCCTCGGTGGCGGTGGCGCGGGTGCCGCCGCAAAGGCGAAGATCACGCATCCTTCGGAGAACTTTCCGAATCCCAACGAGGCGTTTGGTCCCTCCGGGGAATTTGTCACGATCAGCGCGCTTGCCAAGGGCACGTTTCCCGCGGCCGGCTACACGTACACGTTCTACATCAACGGCACGCCTGTCGGGACATCCATCAACAACAAGAACAATCCGTCGGTTCCCGGGATGATCTCATGGACGCCGCCGGCGCCGGGAGCATACTTCTTCACCGTCACCGCCAGTGACGGCACATCCCCGCTTGTCACATCGCTGCCGGTCCGCTTTTTCGCGACCGGAGCGGTGATAACGAGTCCGCAGAATCCCACCCTGGTGCCCGCGGGCTCCTCCGTTGTCATCAAGGGCGACGCGACCACTCCCCAGGGATTTGTCCGCCAGATCGAATTCTTCGTCGATGGCGTCAGCCAGGGCGTGGACACCACCGCCCCGTATTCGATCATCTACACACCCCCGTCCGTTCCCGGCGCGCATTTCATCACGGCGGTCGCGACGGACAACAACGAGGTGACAGTCGAGACGCCGGATGCCGTCATGATCACGACGATCCCCGCCATCGGCAGCCTGCCCGTGGTTGAGATTGCGAGCCCGACCCACGGCTCGGCCCTGCGCATCCCCGACTACTCCGTCAGCTCCAACGCCTCGATCCCTATCAACGTGATCGCGAGCGACAGCGATGGTGTCATCACCAAGATCGAGACCTACATCGACGGCGTGCTGGTCAACACGGACCAGCAGTTCCCCTACAGCTTCAACTGGCAGCCGCAGACGATCGGGACGTACCGCATCGTTTCGCTGGCTTTCGACGACAAGAACAATGTCGTCGCTTCGAATCCCAGCGTGGTCATCGTGTCCGCTCCACCGACGGTGACGATCACGCAGCCCTCCGACGGTGCCACGCTGCCCGCGGGCGCGCCCGTCACGGTTGCTGCCAACGCCAGCGACAGCGACGGTTCCGTCATGTCGGTGCAGTTCTTTGCGGACGATGTGCTCATTGGCGACGACACCACGCCTCCGTACAATGTGACCTGGACTCCGCTGGTCACGAGTGAGGGCAAGATCGTGGAGGTCACCGCGCTTGCGACGGATAATTTCGGCATCACCCGGCTGTCCTCGGTCGTCAGCATCCGCGTGACCGGCTCCGGCTCCGGCACGGGGTCCAACATCGGCAGTCCGCCGACGGTCCTCGTGACGAGCCCCGTGGACAATTCGAAGGTGCAGGTCAACCAGACCTACGTCCTGACTGCACGCGCCGGTGACGTTGACGGCAACGTGCAGGCGGTTCAGTTCTTCGCGAATGGCCGGAGCCTCGGTGCGGACACGTCCTTTCCCTATTCGATAGAGTGGACGCCAACCAGCTTGGGCAACTATGCGATCCAGGCAAAGGCCCTCGACGACAAAGGCAATGTCGCCACGTCCGAGGTAACGGTTACCGTCGTCGCCAACAGCAGCGGTCAACCGACTGTGTCGCTCATCTCGCCGCGCAATGACAGCCTTGCGACGGTAGGCTCACCGGTTGTGGTCGCGGCGCAGGCCGCCGACTCCGACGGCAGCATTGTCTCCGTCGACCTGATTGTTGATGGTGAGGTTGTGGGAAGTTCCAACGCCTTCCCATATGCTGTGGCTTGGGTCCCCAGCAGGCCCGGTACCTTCAAGGTCAGTGCCGCTGCGACCGACGATGGTGGAAACCGTGTGACGGCAGGCAGCGCAACGGTGACGGTGCAGCCCGCCGTGGGCAACCTGCCGCTGGCGGCGCTCTATTTCAACAATCCCTCGCAGGATTCAAAGGCGGCCGCCTCGGCCATGCCATCTCTCTCACCCGTCAAGGTGAGCTACAATTCCAAGCTGATCCTGGGCGCCATAGCCGTGGATGAAGGCGGGACGATCGCCAATGTGCGCTTCTATCTCAACGGGCGCCTCGTCGACGCCGTTTCGACGGAGCCGTTCTACACGACCACGACGCTGGACACGCTGCAGGACGCGATTCTCACGGCGGTCGTCACCGACAATTCTGGAAATGTCACCTATGCGAATCCGATTGCGATCGATACGATCCCGGCGGTGAACACGGCGGCGCTGCAGGTGGCCCTGACGAGCCCCGGCAATGGAGGCACCTATGGAACCGGAAGCCAGATCGTCTTCTCGGCCTCCCACAATGCCGGCGGAACGCCGGAGCCCCAGGTCGATTTCTATGTCAACGGCCAGATCTTCCAGACCGTTTCCAAGGCTCCCTACTCGTATGCAGTCGGACTGACGCAGCCTGGCAGCTACGTGGTGCATGCGGTGCTCAGGTCGGGAGACCGCACGACGGTCTCGGGCAAGTCGACGATCACGGTTGTTCAAGGAGCCGCGCCGACGGTTGCGATAACGAGCCCCGTGAGCGGTGGAACGGTGAACGTTGGCAGCGGGCTGACGCTCACAGCCAGTGCCACCGACGCCGACGGCACGATATCAAGCGTGCAGTTCTTTGCGAACGGCATACCTGTCGGCACGGACGCTTCGTCACCGTACACGATGACATTCACGCCGACGTCTGAAGGCGTCTATCGATTCACCGCGCTCGCGACGGATTCCAGCAATCAGACGACGATGTCGTCGACGGTATCAGTGCTTGCGCTGTCCCAGACGTCCACCGCGACGAGCAACTCCGTGTATTCGGGCACGTATTTTGCCGGCAAGGAAAGCGGCAGGATCACGCTGATCAAGACCGGCGCGCAATCGGCGGTCGCCATCGCGCATTCGACGCTGGGCGCGCCAAAGATCTACTACTACGGCGCGCTCTCAGTGGATGCCGGGAATGGGTTTTCGTCGGGCGCTTCGGTCAGCGGCAACTTCTCCGACACCGGTGCATCGGGCTCCTTCGATGGTGGCCGGGCGATGTTCATAGCTCCGGCCGCCCTGGGTGGCGCCGCGGGTTCGGTTCCCACCGGGCTCTATTCCGGAAGCATCACCGGCCGCCAGGGAAGCGCGTTTGCCGGCATCGTGG from Opitutaceae bacterium harbors:
- a CDS encoding Ig-like domain-containing protein, which produces MKFPKRALLGLLAAWVVSLTHAQQQPVVAVRIINVEVSTGPGEIQSIEVTSGGTAYGVAPVVQITGGGGTGATAEAVITGGGVVRVNVTNPGSGYSSEPTVTFLGGGGAGAAAKAKITHPSENFPNPNEAFGPSGEFVTISALAKGTFPAAGYTYTFYINGTPVGTSINNKNNPSVPGMISWTPPAPGAYFFTVTASDGTSPLVTSLPVRFFATGAVITSPQNPTLVPAGSSVVIKGDATTPQGFVRQIEFFVDGVSQGVDTTAPYSIIYTPPSVPGAHFITAVATDNNEVTVETPDAVMITTIPAIGSLPVVEIASPTHGSALRIPDYSVSSNASIPINVIASDSDGVITKIETYIDGVLVNTDQQFPYSFNWQPQTIGTYRIVSLAFDDKNNVVASNPSVVIVSAPPTVTITQPSDGATLPAGAPVTVAANASDSDGSVMSVQFFADDVLIGDDTTPPYNVTWTPLVTSEGKIVEVTALATDNFGITRLSSVVSIRVTGSGSGTGSNIGSPPTVLVTSPVDNSKVQVNQTYVLTARAGDVDGNVQAVQFFANGRSLGADTSFPYSIEWTPTSLGNYAIQAKALDDKGNVATSEVTVTVVANSSGQPTVSLISPRNDSLATVGSPVVVAAQAADSDGSIVSVDLIVDGEVVGSSNAFPYAVAWVPSRPGTFKVSAAATDDGGNRVTAGSATVTVQPAVGNLPLAALYFNNPSQDSKAAASAMPSLSPVKVSYNSKLILGAIAVDEGGTIANVRFYLNGRLVDAVSTEPFYTTTTLDTLQDAILTAVVTDNSGNVTYANPIAIDTIPAVNTAALQVALTSPGNGGTYGTGSQIVFSASHNAGGTPEPQVDFYVNGQIFQTVSKAPYSYAVGLTQPGSYVVHAVLRSGDRTTVSGKSTITVVQGAAPTVAITSPVSGGTVNVGSGLTLTASATDADGTISSVQFFANGIPVGTDASSPYTMTFTPTSEGVYRFTALATDSSNQTTMSSTVSVLALSQTSTATSNSVYSGTYFAGKESGRITLIKTGAQSAVAIAHSTLGAPKIYYYGALSVDAGNGFSSGASVSGNFSDTGASGSFDGGRAMFIAPAALGGAAGSVPTGLYSGSITGRQGSAFAGIVGSNGTIAVYLKDGGSEDAGTGFVSSNGAFSFSLSSGGRIAGTINPTSRFLTATVTGGPTPGSVTAAASTGANFSDGVLRNLSARGAVGAGDKSLIAGFHVVGTSPKQVLIRAIGPSLSQYGVSGALSNPALQLYSGSSLVETNDNWGGSASVAAAAGQVGAFALGGESQDATLLMTLNPGLYTAVVTGVGGDTGVAMVEVYDVDASDPFTAQKVVNLSSRGEVGTGDRLLIAGFVINGNSPKKVLVRAVGPTLASFGVTGTLADPVLRIVQGSTVVRENDNWETGNAASLVAEASARSGAFALPEGSKDAAILLTLPPGSYTAQVSGAGDTTGVAIVEVYEVP